The following nucleotide sequence is from Pseudomonadota bacterium.
ACAATGAGAAAAATCACTCAATCCATCAGATTTGCCAAATGATGGGCATCTCCAAGCCCACGCTCTATAAATATATTGAAGCTGAACGGGAAGTTACAGCGAAACCGTAAATTTCTGCGCGTTCGCCCCCGCTGGTCCAAAAGTGAAGCTCCATGCGCCTTACTATGCGAGAAAACACGGGAAACCGCAATTGATAAAGGTAGAGTCAATCTACGACTACACGAAACCGGAGCATGAATGGTATGTCCTCCCTATGAAAACGGGGGCCGCCATGTGGGTCGAGCCTTATTTCGGACAGGCAGGCGCAGCCCTGATGACTACCTATTCTGTCCCTTTTCATAAGGTTGATCCTGCAACAAATGAAAAAACTGTTCTTGGCGTGGTAGCCCTCGATATTTCCTTGGATTGGGTTCAAGAGGTAGTTAACGCGCTTGACTTTGGCCGCAGCGGTTACGGTGCAGTCATATCAAAAAAAGGTGTTTACCTGTACCATCCCAACAGTGAGTATGCCCAAAAATCGAAAACAATCTTTGACGTCGCAGGAGAATCGAAAGATAAGGGGCGGGAGACAGTAGGCGTAAAATCGTTGAGAGGCGAAAAAGGGGTTATAGAACATATCGGTGTTACCACGGGGCTCCCTTCCTGGCTTATTTTCGAGCCCGTGCCTTCGGCGGGCTGGTCATTACATATCACATTTATCAAAGATGATATTCCGGTAAGTCTTGATGTTCTCAGGCGACAGCTCATGATGATTATTCTTGTCTTGACGATTTTTTGTCTGTCGTTCTCATCGCTTATTTTTCGAGCTTATGAAGGTGACAACGGGAATCTATGGAAAGTTTGCGCCATTTTTTTCATTGTGCTTCTATCAGGTATAGGCATTATCTGGCACGTTTCGTTGTCGTTTGACACAGACTTAAAAAGTAGAGGCGTAGAAATTACAGGGAAGGCCAATCTGGACAGTTTTATGCATTCATATAACAAGGAATTAATTCAAAGAGGATTAACCGAACCGAAATATGTCCCGACCGGAATCTTTATACGGTCGGCTGAGTTCTCCGGGGCAAATAAGATATTAGTGAGCGGCTATATCTGGCAGAAATATAACAACAAGACCCATAAAGGCATTTCCCAGGGGTTTATCCTTCCTGACGCCATAGGTGATATAAAGATCGACAAAGCCTATTCCTTTGTGCAAGAAGACATGAATGTAATCGGATGGTATTTTCAGGCAACCCTGTATGGACGCCTTGATTATTCTACATACCCTGTTGATTTCGAAAGACTCGGGATACAGATTCGCCATCAGGATATAGGTAAAGGTGTGATTCTCATTCCTGACCTTGAGGCATACAAGTTTATCAATCCAAGCGCCTTGCCGGGTGTGGGAAAAGATTTTGTTATTCCAGACTGGCAAGTGCAAAAGACCTTTTTCGAATATATAATGAAAGCCTACGACACAAATTTCGGGATTAAAGGTTACTCAAGTCAGGAGGGTTTTCCTGAACTATATTTCAACATAACAATAAAAAGGAATCTGGCTGATGCATTCATTCGAAATATGACCCCCCTCATCATTGTGGCATTGCTCTTGTTTG
It contains:
- a CDS encoding cache domain-containing protein; this encodes MKLHAPYYARKHGKPQLIKVESIYDYTKPEHEWYVLPMKTGAAMWVEPYFGQAGAALMTTYSVPFHKVDPATNEKTVLGVVALDISLDWVQEVVNALDFGRSGYGAVISKKGVYLYHPNSEYAQKSKTIFDVAGESKDKGRETVGVKSLRGEKGVIEHIGVTTGLPSWLIFEPVPSAGWSLHITFIKDDIPVSLDVLRRQLMMIILVLTIFCLSFSSLIFRAYEGDNGNLWKVCAIFFIVLLSGIGIIWHVSLSFDTDLKSRGVEITGKANLDSFMHSYNKELIQRGLTEPKYVPTGIFIRSAEFSGANKILVSGYIWQKYNNKTHKGISQGFILPDAIGDIKIDKAYSFVQEDMNVIGWYFQATLYGRLDYSTYPVDFERLGIQIRHQDIGKGVILIPDLEAYKFINPSALPGVGKDFVIPDWQVQKTFFEYIMKAYDTNFGIKGYSSQEGFPELYFNITIKRNLADAFIRNMTPLIIVALLLFAVMFIMTEEKMSKKFAMDIGENLVFVGSMCFVVIFSHISTRGRIPTQEIFYLEYFYFVIYIALLWVPVSAILFVSGSKSFFIQYKGNFLSKLLYWPVILGVLFTITLITFY